The following proteins come from a genomic window of Vallitaleaceae bacterium 9-2:
- a CDS encoding ion transporter has protein sequence MVSEQFTVTIFTIEYLLRVWTADLKYEGKSKAISRVLYIFSFMALVDLFAILPFYLPMIIPFDLRFLRILRLTRIFRIFKLNRYSKALNLIAKVIRDKKEELLATISIMILIVLISSTLIYYAEHEIQPEGFPNIVASFWWAIATLTTVGYGDIYPVTGVGKVLSSIIAITGIGLVALPTGILSSGFMEEISRKRTIKCPKCGHEHEVD, from the coding sequence ATTGTATCAGAACAATTCACAGTAACAATATTTACGATTGAATATTTGCTAAGAGTGTGGACTGCTGATTTGAAATATGAAGGGAAATCGAAAGCGATATCTAGGGTTTTATATATATTTTCATTTATGGCATTGGTTGATTTGTTTGCAATTTTACCATTTTACCTGCCGATGATTATCCCGTTTGACTTGAGATTTTTAAGAATACTGCGATTAACACGGATATTTAGAATATTCAAACTTAATAGATATTCCAAAGCATTGAACTTGATAGCTAAGGTAATTCGTGATAAGAAAGAAGAGCTATTAGCAACGATTTCGATTATGATATTAATAGTTCTTATATCTTCGACACTAATATATTACGCTGAACACGAAATACAACCAGAAGGGTTTCCTAATATTGTTGCTTCGTTTTGGTGGGCGATTGCAACATTAACTACAGTTGGTTATGGTGATATATATCCTGTTACTGGAGTTGGAAAAGTGTTATCATCAATAATTGCTATAACTGGTATTGGATTAGTCGCCTTACCTACTGGTATATTAAGTTCGGGATTTATGGAAGAGATATCAAGAAAGAGAACAATAAAATGCCCAAAATGTGGTCATGAACATGAAGTGGATTGA
- a CDS encoding copper amine oxidase N-terminal domain-containing protein — protein MKKVIIGFICCMLLTVGTQLVVAEEVSDTRDNIKYIDEFLMSEIDSEVIFYKGEWYAATSDMTAIKFDGTKYTNLSDQFFNGTGVSGIRYNEFDDTLLFYGEKIIEFDGRHVVGQIDIPHYVDSFRYYNGYIYITPYLDLNIQEVFQVTNEGGTWKTEELNFYTSDNVEIESVISAHFNQIQYIGNRSYSIVDYVQKNSLGGVDYHYGIFYTDDQVNWYGINQTAHELDDSRYRGLYKYEEKIYMVKNSESVTVYQFDGESDFEQLYSIDADNIVEALDISNQLDVSHYDYYLEYFNSWNTEMPENAFISEIESAYFQEDEDMYYVQYVNGDIYTSRNMMEWQFVGNEDTNKFDYTYIERISGHEGGSSDGDYYLVANDDEPYKIALYDEKEGYEILGSIDIEVNIHASGDEFQAVPTHEKLTFNKYIYYGMEMSCVNLSTVDNGWRLIFRYRNSTLSLVHYYIIESSDLNNWVLVEEYDCPRTYEYKGAAGYSTHFNTVYQLDNGQYYTRGAYGFFAISENLIDWEIKTGVRQQLEVLGENYGIEDIIYDNGTYKLWVMDFGNSSSYKPSEYYCIETNDFENFTVKELFSEAESVCNYEDGVYRVIGNSVVHESNNLTDWKVVEKTFDEDTILYNKNFRLDANAMFKLMKNNDDIIVNYNNEFLEFTVKPTVVEGRTMIPLRDIGSSFGYDIEWVDETQSIILSDGVNNVVMQIDLREVYVNDQLHEIDIPPTLIENRTYVPVRAILEAFDKSVSWDGDLKVITIQ, from the coding sequence ATGAAAAAGGTAATAATAGGGTTTATTTGTTGTATGCTATTGACAGTAGGTACTCAATTGGTTGTAGCAGAAGAAGTTTCAGATACTCGTGATAACATCAAATATATTGATGAATTCCTGATGTCGGAAATTGATAGTGAAGTAATTTTTTATAAAGGTGAATGGTATGCAGCAACATCAGATATGACAGCGATAAAATTTGATGGAACAAAGTACACAAACTTAAGTGATCAGTTTTTTAATGGAACTGGAGTTTCCGGAATTCGATACAATGAGTTTGATGATACGTTATTATTTTATGGTGAGAAAATAATAGAATTTGATGGGAGACACGTAGTTGGACAGATAGATATACCGCATTATGTAGATAGTTTTCGGTATTATAATGGTTATATTTATATTACGCCGTATCTAGATTTAAACATTCAAGAAGTTTTTCAAGTAACAAATGAAGGCGGAACTTGGAAAACTGAAGAATTGAATTTTTATACAAGTGATAATGTTGAAATAGAATCGGTTATATCTGCTCATTTTAACCAAATACAATATATTGGAAATCGGTCATATTCTATTGTTGATTATGTCCAAAAAAATTCTTTGGGAGGTGTGGATTATCATTATGGGATATTCTATACTGATGACCAAGTGAATTGGTATGGAATCAATCAGACAGCACATGAACTTGATGATAGTAGATATAGAGGATTATATAAATATGAGGAAAAAATATATATGGTTAAAAATTCTGAATCAGTAACGGTGTATCAGTTTGATGGAGAATCTGATTTTGAACAATTATATTCTATTGATGCGGATAACATTGTAGAGGCGTTGGATATATCAAATCAGTTGGATGTGTCACATTATGATTATTACCTTGAATATTTCAATAGTTGGAATACAGAAATGCCAGAAAATGCCTTTATTAGTGAAATAGAATCAGCATACTTTCAAGAAGATGAAGATATGTATTATGTTCAGTATGTCAATGGAGATATCTATACATCCCGAAATATGATGGAATGGCAGTTTGTAGGAAACGAAGATACCAATAAATTTGATTACACTTATATTGAAAGAATATCTGGTCATGAAGGCGGGAGTTCTGATGGTGATTACTATCTTGTTGCTAACGATGATGAGCCATACAAAATCGCCCTATATGACGAAAAAGAAGGATATGAAATCCTTGGTAGTATTGATATCGAAGTAAATATTCATGCAAGTGGAGATGAGTTTCAAGCAGTACCAACCCATGAGAAACTAACATTTAATAAATATATATATTATGGTATGGAAATGAGTTGTGTCAATCTAAGTACAGTCGATAATGGATGGCGGTTGATCTTCAGATATAGAAATAGTACGCTGAGTCTTGTTCATTATTATATCATCGAATCTTCAGATCTGAATAATTGGGTATTGGTTGAGGAATACGATTGTCCTAGAACTTATGAATATAAAGGAGCAGCAGGTTATAGCACACATTTTAATACGGTATATCAATTGGATAATGGACAATACTATACAAGGGGTGCTTATGGTTTCTTTGCTATTTCAGAAAACCTTATAGATTGGGAAATAAAGACTGGAGTAAGGCAGCAACTTGAGGTATTAGGAGAAAATTATGGAATAGAAGATATTATATATGATAATGGTACTTACAAATTATGGGTTATGGATTTTGGGAATTCAAGCAGTTATAAGCCATCGGAATATTATTGTATTGAGACTAATGATTTTGAAAATTTTACAGTTAAAGAACTCTTTAGTGAAGCAGAATCAGTATGTAATTATGAGGATGGCGTATATAGGGTTATCGGAAATTCTGTTGTACATGAAAGTAATAATTTGACAGATTGGAAAGTTGTAGAAAAAACTTTTGATGAAGATACGATTTTATATAATAAAAACTTCCGATTAGATGCAAATGCAATGTTTAAACTAATGAAAAATAATGATGATATTATTGTAAATTATAACAATGAATTTTTAGAATTTACAGTGAAGCCAACCGTAGTAGAGGGAAGAACGATGATTCCGCTTCGTGATATTGGAAGTAGCTTTGGATATGACATTGAATGGGTTGATGAGACACAATCTATTATACTGAGTGATGGGGTTAATAATGTTGTAATGCAGATTGATCTTCGTGAAGTTTATGTTAATGATCAACTTCACGAAATCGATATACCGCCAACATTAATAGAAAATAGAACCTATGTACCGGTAAGGGCAATTTTAGAAGCTTTTGATAAGTCTGTTAGTTGGGATGGAGATCTGAAGGTGATAACAATTCAGTAG
- a CDS encoding IS3 family transposase (programmed frameshift), with protein MANNKYDKVLQDKIIRLHLEEGRTIKSLSDEYNLGNGTLRYWLNKHREECKNNPQLQSETNQMLEIQRLKKELAETKKENDFLKKGSSILREGNRLKKYEFIREYHLEFGVNWLLNKLSLYPNDYYNYLKDRKAAYRQQKETLKQQIKDVYHELNGAIGYRMICDLLNRKGIQCSYGTVYSYMREIGIKAIVRRKKNPYIKGYQHHIFDNLLGQNFTAAKPNQVWCTDFTYLSLKNGSKRYNCSIIDLYDRSIIASLNSKWIDSNLAIETLEVALEANPVRDELILHSDQGSQYASRDFIAYCANNEITQSMSRAGNPYDNAPMERFYNTLKTEFVYQYSFETDEDLNQGIYEYIFDWYNHRRPHSYNGGKTPFEMRHSN; from the exons ATGGCAAATAACAAATATGATAAGGTCCTCCAGGACAAAATTATCCGTCTTCATCTTGAAGAAGGAAGAACCATCAAAAGTTTAAGCGACGAATACAACTTAGGTAATGGCACACTCAGATATTGGCTGAATAAGCACCGTGAAGAATGCAAGAACAACCCACAGTTACAAAGCGAAACAAATCAAATGCTTGAAATTCAACGCTTGAAGAAGGAACTTGCCGAGACCAAGAAAGAGAATGATTTCTTAAAAAAGG GCAGCAGCATTCTTCGCGAAGGAAATCGACTAAAGAAGTACGAGTTTATTCGTGAGTATCATCTAGAGTTTGGCGTAAACTGGTTGCTAAATAAACTTAGCCTTTACCCAAATGACTACTACAATTACCTAAAAGACCGCAAAGCAGCCTATCGTCAGCAAAAAGAAACATTGAAGCAACAGATCAAAGATGTGTATCACGAACTTAACGGAGCCATTGGTTACCGAATGATCTGCGATTTACTGAACCGTAAAGGGATTCAGTGCTCTTATGGTACCGTTTATTCATACATGCGTGAAATAGGCATTAAAGCCATTGTACGTCGCAAGAAGAATCCGTATATCAAAGGTTATCAGCATCACATTTTTGATAACCTGTTAGGACAAAACTTTACTGCTGCAAAGCCTAATCAGGTTTGGTGTACCGATTTTACATACCTTAGTCTGAAGAATGGTTCTAAACGCTACAATTGTAGCATTATCGACCTATATGACCGCAGTATTATAGCTAGTCTCAACAGTAAATGGATTGATTCTAACCTTGCCATAGAGACCTTGGAGGTTGCACTAGAGGCAAATCCTGTAAGGGATGAATTGATTCTCCACAGCGACCAGGGGTCGCAATACGCCTCAAGGGATTTCATTGCCTACTGTGCTAATAATGAGATTACTCAAAGTATGAGCAGAGCCGGCAATCCGTATGACAACGCTCCGATGGAACGTTTCTATAATACATTGAAAACAGAGTTCGTATATCAGTACTCTTTTGAGACCGATGAAGATCTTAACCAAGGCATCTATGAATACATCTTCGATTGGTATAACCATCGTAGACCACACTCATATAACGGTGGTAAGACGCCATTTGAAATGAGACATTCAAACTAG
- a CDS encoding transposase, translating to MPGVGEITAITILSEIGDIHNFNSSKQLVAYAGIDPSVHQSGSYTARNSKISKRGTPYLRKALYQATVAGISNRKTGPVNMTLHKYYILKKTQGKPTKVAIIATCNKLLRIIYAMLTNGELYVQQ from the coding sequence ATTCCTGGAGTTGGCGAAATTACTGCCATTACCATACTCTCAGAAATCGGTGATATCCATAATTTCAACTCATCAAAACAACTAGTCGCTTATGCCGGTATTGATCCGTCTGTTCATCAGTCCGGTTCCTATACTGCTCGGAATTCAAAAATTTCTAAGCGTGGTACACCTTACTTACGAAAAGCTCTTTACCAGGCCACTGTAGCTGGTATTTCCAATCGAAAAACCGGACCTGTTAACATGACTTTACATAAATATTATATCTTAAAAAAAACTCAAGGCAAACCTACAAAAGTTGCTATCATTGCTACTTGCAATAAACTTCTTAGAATCATTTACGCCATGCTTACTAATGGCGAACTGTATGTTCAACAATAA
- a CDS encoding ATP-binding protein has translation MSYQTIVPKVNQENEFLEIASDFGNPLEVIREAISNSYDKGASELSIDIYIDTTQGSDVLMMSFTDDGEGMTYDRLTQNFWNLGDSSSKGNPDLIGEKGHGTKIYLRAERIEVTTSTGEEAFHSYCDNPFRSLNRGILHEPKVKTIDPETTQKGTKIILENYSKETSHYRQDIIVDYIYWFTKHGSVEKEFEGNNPKAFTIKLSALDKEDGYEVLEFGHRFAKENSDINQLFEDFKTDAVDHFVKKYVWEDCTLDRFPYIKYDVVIYVEGDKAKRKYNHMLAERKSRRTGKYKVSDRYGLWLCKDYIPIENKNSWVSNFGTGSNSVVMLHAFVNCQHFKLTANRGTIANTNIDHLEAVKGEIQNCLDEVNEDLYKKEIYTLKQWQNEHRTKEIEKIEFKKRSENVRKRKFIQHDKVRLIEPKNESELSILFNTIYNFYPDNFDFEPLDYNTSLGIDILARNNSPAQVTDSEFWYVELKYILNKNEFNHSFQNIRKVICWEFNSDIKDGTVMTSKVDSIDRVFKFAVVNGKKKYFLDSDQTTIKIEVIRLREYMEDELDLKFT, from the coding sequence ATGTCATATCAAACAATTGTACCAAAGGTAAACCAAGAAAATGAGTTTTTAGAAATTGCCAGTGATTTTGGGAATCCATTAGAAGTAATTAGAGAAGCAATATCAAATTCATATGATAAAGGTGCTTCTGAGTTATCTATTGATATCTATATTGATACAACACAGGGATCAGATGTGTTAATGATGAGTTTTACTGATGATGGTGAAGGAATGACATATGATAGATTGACACAAAATTTTTGGAATCTTGGTGATTCCAGTTCTAAGGGCAATCCAGATTTAATTGGAGAAAAAGGTCACGGTACAAAGATCTACTTACGTGCAGAAAGGATTGAAGTGACCACATCTACAGGTGAAGAAGCTTTTCATTCATATTGTGATAACCCTTTTAGGTCTTTAAATAGAGGGATATTACATGAACCTAAAGTTAAAACTATAGATCCAGAAACTACACAAAAAGGCACAAAAATAATTCTTGAAAATTATTCAAAAGAGACATCACATTACAGACAAGATATCATTGTAGATTACATTTATTGGTTCACGAAACATGGTTCAGTTGAAAAAGAATTTGAAGGTAACAATCCCAAGGCATTCACAATTAAGTTATCTGCACTTGATAAAGAAGATGGGTATGAGGTGCTTGAGTTTGGGCATCGCTTTGCTAAAGAAAATAGTGATATAAATCAACTTTTTGAGGATTTTAAAACGGATGCAGTTGACCATTTTGTTAAAAAGTATGTTTGGGAAGATTGCACTTTAGATAGGTTTCCGTATATTAAATACGATGTAGTAATATATGTAGAAGGTGATAAAGCTAAGCGGAAATATAATCATATGCTCGCAGAAAGAAAGTCAAGAAGAACGGGTAAATACAAAGTATCAGATAGATATGGACTTTGGCTATGTAAAGACTATATACCAATAGAAAATAAGAATAGTTGGGTAAGCAACTTTGGTACAGGTTCAAACTCTGTTGTAATGCTACATGCATTTGTAAACTGTCAACATTTTAAATTAACAGCGAATAGAGGTACTATTGCTAATACAAATATTGACCATTTAGAAGCGGTAAAAGGAGAGATTCAAAATTGCTTAGATGAAGTTAATGAGGATTTATATAAAAAGGAAATCTACACCTTAAAGCAATGGCAAAATGAGCATCGAACTAAAGAAATTGAAAAGATAGAGTTTAAAAAAAGAAGTGAAAATGTACGAAAGAGAAAGTTTATACAACATGATAAAGTTAGATTGATTGAACCCAAAAATGAATCTGAATTATCAATTTTGTTTAATACTATATATAATTTCTATCCAGATAATTTTGATTTTGAACCATTAGATTATAATACATCATTAGGTATAGATATATTAGCTAGAAATAATTCTCCGGCTCAAGTAACAGATTCTGAATTTTGGTATGTTGAATTGAAGTATATTCTAAACAAAAATGAGTTTAACCATTCATTTCAAAATATCCGAAAGGTTATTTGTTGGGAGTTTAATAGTGATATTAAAGATGGTACAGTGATGACTTCTAAAGTTGATAGTATAGACAGGGTATTTAAGTTTGCAGTAGTTAATGGAAAGAAGAAATATTTTTTGGATTCTGACCAAACTACAATTAAAATTGAAGTAATACGGTTAAGAGAATATATGGAAGATGAACTAGATTTAAAGTTTACATAG
- a CDS encoding AAA family ATPase, which yields MSINMNVKNIKSIKEFEFNIPMTKGLYAITGENGTGKSTIMMAMSTSFYNPMMYHYFGTPMHSSISFQYKGNKRNIRSKKGQWFDASGHLGITGFYEGSLTFGNRFKDVDFKNLKKVSKVKESELEDAPQFVKDNLGEILRDDKTYYKDLRVLGENSKRKYDLMRALYYNYENNRRVNQLHMSTGENLLLSILQSLHIRISRENYGTTPALILLDEIELALHSSALRRLVFFLERLSEEHNFVVIFSTHSIELIRNIDHSRIYFLQRHTDKSIEVINPCYPVYATRNLESSNYGHDYIFVVEDNLAQAILNRILYKERLLGNKRVLVIPVGGWAEVIRFTYDMIKSNLTLNTTKIMIVLDRDIKGLVPNFMNKNNIGFANPPHYLPIKSLEKYLVERLVLKVDHCFFRVMNDYVFQNKSLSDIVSEYQTEVKNGKINDEEKIKNGKAFYSKLQHELRQMRKLESVLSDSVVEYLFEKPDENMKALTEFLCTNLSN from the coding sequence ATGAGTATAAATATGAACGTGAAGAACATAAAATCCATCAAGGAATTCGAGTTTAATATTCCAATGACTAAAGGATTGTATGCAATTACAGGTGAGAATGGAACAGGAAAGAGTACCATTATGATGGCAATGTCAACATCATTCTATAATCCAATGATGTATCATTATTTTGGAACGCCTATGCATTCGTCGATTTCTTTTCAATATAAAGGCAATAAAAGAAATATTAGGTCGAAGAAAGGTCAGTGGTTTGATGCGTCAGGTCATCTTGGTATTACGGGCTTTTATGAAGGTAGTTTAACATTTGGGAATAGGTTTAAAGATGTTGATTTTAAGAACTTAAAGAAAGTATCTAAAGTGAAGGAAAGTGAACTTGAAGATGCACCGCAGTTTGTTAAAGATAATCTTGGCGAGATACTGAGAGATGATAAAACTTACTACAAAGACCTAAGGGTCTTAGGTGAAAATTCAAAGCGTAAATATGATTTAATGAGAGCTCTTTATTATAATTATGAAAATAATAGAAGGGTAAATCAACTTCATATGTCTACTGGAGAAAACTTGCTCTTAAGTATACTTCAATCTCTTCATATACGAATAAGTCGCGAGAATTATGGAACAACGCCAGCATTAATATTGCTTGATGAGATTGAGTTGGCTTTACACTCATCAGCATTAAGAAGACTTGTTTTTTTCTTAGAGAGATTGTCAGAAGAACATAATTTTGTAGTAATATTTTCAACTCATTCTATAGAATTAATAAGAAATATTGACCATAGCCGGATTTATTTTTTACAAAGACATACTGACAAATCAATTGAAGTAATAAATCCTTGTTATCCAGTCTATGCAACTAGAAATCTAGAGTCCTCTAACTATGGACATGATTATATTTTTGTTGTTGAAGACAATCTTGCTCAAGCTATTTTAAATAGAATTCTCTATAAAGAGAGACTGCTTGGTAATAAGAGGGTTTTAGTTATTCCAGTAGGTGGTTGGGCTGAAGTAATACGTTTCACATACGATATGATTAAATCCAATCTTACATTGAACACAACAAAGATAATGATTGTCTTGGATCGAGACATCAAAGGTCTTGTACCAAACTTTATGAACAAAAACAATATTGGGTTCGCTAATCCACCTCATTATCTACCAATAAAGAGCTTAGAGAAGTACCTTGTTGAAAGATTAGTGTTGAAGGTTGATCACTGTTTCTTTAGAGTGATGAATGATTACGTTTTTCAGAATAAATCTTTATCGGATATTGTATCTGAATATCAGACTGAAGTCAAAAACGGAAAGATAAACGATGAAGAAAAGATTAAGAACGGTAAGGCGTTTTATTCAAAGCTTCAGCATGAGTTAAGGCAGATGAGAAAACTAGAATCCGTTTTATCCGATTCGGTTGTAGAATATTTATTTGAAAAACCTGATGAAAATATGAAAGCATTGACAGAATTTTTGTGTACTAATTTATCAAATTGA